Proteins encoded within one genomic window of Bombina bombina isolate aBomBom1 chromosome 1, aBomBom1.pri, whole genome shotgun sequence:
- the LOC128660091 gene encoding LOW QUALITY PROTEIN: ribonuclease H1-like (The sequence of the model RefSeq protein was modified relative to this genomic sequence to represent the inferred CDS: substituted 1 base at 1 genomic stop codon): MAQIGPPTYPNARFKKFPLYRQSREFVESSDDDSSPGQSADVYTDGCCYQNGRYGASGGIGVYWGPDNSQNVXKRLEGRQTNQRAEIEAACTAVEQARSQNITRLNIHTDSKFTINGATKWVHSWKKNGWKTSTGGDVINKNDFKKLEQLCEGMEVKWKHVPGLSGNIGNEMADRLARRGTKNECKN, encoded by the exons ATGGCTCAGATAGG CCCTCCAACTTATCCAAATGCAAGATTTAAGAAATTCCCATTGTATCGACAATCAAGAGAGTTTGTAGAGAGCAGTGATGATGACTCATCACCAGGACAGTCAGCTGAtgtgtacactgatggctgctgttATCAAAATGGCCGTTATGGAGCAAGTGGTGGAATTGGTGTTTACTGGGGCCCAGATAACtcacaaaatgtttaaaaaaggctGGAAGGGAGGCAGACCAATCAAAGGGCTGAAATTGAGGCTGCTTGTACAGCTGTGGAACAGGCCAGGAGTCAAAATATCACAAGACTTAATATTCATACGGACAGCAAGTTTACAATAAACGGTGCGACTAAATGGGTTCATTCATGGAAGAAGAATGGTTGGAAAACCAGCACTGGCGGAGATGTAATTAACAAGAATGACTTTAAGAAGCTTGAACAGTTATGTGAGGgtatggaagtaaaatggaaacatgTGCCTGGACTTTCTGGTAACATAGGAAATGAAATGGCTGACCGTCTGGCAAGAAGAGGAACTAAAAATGAGTGCAAAAACTGA